In Rhodamnia argentea isolate NSW1041297 chromosome 1, ASM2092103v1, whole genome shotgun sequence, the genomic window GGAAAATAAACACCGAACACATTCCAGGGCCTACTCGCCAAAAAAAGTCGTACCTGAGATCACCGTTGCACATCTATTAGTGATTATTATATGAACCGAGGTTTAACTGAGTATACATACCGTGGAAGAGACCATTTCCAAAGATGCCAAAACTGTGGAAAAGGTTATTTTTACACTACGCAAAAAGCAGAATAAAGGGAGAAAAAACTTCAAAGTCTTGTTATAAGCTTCAACCTCCTCGGTGCCTCAAACTATATCCGCAGAGAAGGCAGAGAAGCAACAGCATCTGTAGCCTGTCGGTTAGACTCCACTCCTCTAACAAAATTTATACTACTCACAAAATCAGgatctgcaaaaagaagaaacatatGAACATCAAAACTTTTCTTATTTCTACACCCAAGAAAGATGATACTGGCAAACACCTACCCACAACTTGCTTTGCTGGATCCAACATCATTTCCAGTGGACTCAATAGCCATGCTTCCATTAACATCCGAGATATGGCAGCTACTTTGTGCCAGAGCAGGCTGCTGGAAACAACCACATATTGCTTAGGATTAGAGAAACTTAGTAACATTCAATTGCATAATATATGGCTAATGCATTCGCCGGAGAGAATGGAATTTATTGCTTCCTTCCACACAAAATATGAACAGTGATTACTTTCTACCATTAAACCTTGTGGAAAGTTCATGACCAAAATTTCTTTTATCAAGCACATCCCTCACTCTAACAGTACCAGTCCCGTAGAAATGTCCAAATATACAAAACTCCCCAGACAAGAGAATTAACTAGCATTTTTAACAGACGCCACCTGCCCAACTCAAAATTACTTTAAATGATGTCAAACCAAATAAACAAATTCTGTTTGGGAACTGAATAGTCTTTTGAATAAACTAAAAGCAAATAGTGCATCAGAAGATCATGGAGAACTATTTGACTAAGAGCGAATGAAATTTTATGCAGCATCCAATGTGTTAGCAATCTATTTGCCTGTTATATTCAATCTGAAGACTTATAATGTCATGACATCTCTAAACAAATTATGTTAGTGTAACATTGATTTGCTTTTCACTATCTTCTGTTTGGGAGGAGGGGATCGACACCGATACCCCAACCCCACTTGCTCATGCATATAAAACCTAAACATTCAACATTACTGTTTATTCTCTCTGAAATTATGGGACTTCGAAGTTGCTGACATACCTGACTGGATGACTGATTCTTCAAGCAAATGGAAGCAGTATTTTGCAGCGCTTCCTTGTTAATGTTCTGTGGTGCTTCCTTTGATGTCGAGGCAACAGCTGAATCTGGATTTTCCATAGAAGACGGCATTCCATAGGCACCGAGTCCCACTGCTGGTTTCATCACTGGTTCACCTGGAAAAGGAACTAGTGGCGTGCGAGGCATTGGTAGAGGAATTCCTTGACCAGGAAAACCAAACATCTGGAGATTCGCTCCTGTCATCCCTGCTGACATCAGTGGGCTAGGAAAATGTGGACCTTGCAATGGCGGAACTTGAACCACTGGTCGACCAGAAGAACGGCTGTTCATGTCAACCATACCCATCCCAAATCCGATTGCTGATCCCATCCCAATGCCAAAGGGTGGGTAAAGCGGCATTTGTGCTGGATGCAGTCCCGTGGGTACCATCACAGGTGGCATGTACATACCAGCTCCCATTGACATCATCTGCTGAAAAAGTTTAATGTGCCTCAGAACTTGTCAAAGAAACCAAAACAATCGAACTTACTATTTTGTAGAGATGTATCTGCCTGCACTTGAAGCTGAAGCGTCTTGAGATACTCTATTGCCTCATCAAGCATCGAAGCTTTGTCCACCTTTATAACGGCAAAAGGCCAAGATAAGTGAAGCCAGACAGACAAGGACCATCAATCATTAATCGGCTCATTAACTTCTTGCATCTCATGACACTGGTGAGTTTATGCTAAATGGAAGCTGATAGACATATGAACTGCCAGTCAATTTTCCACATCCCACGAACAGGGACGAAGCAGATACTTGAACAAATTCACAGTCTCTCAGCCGAAATCCCTAGATCTagagaaaatttgatgaagTACTAAGCAGATTTAGGAAGATGTCCTAAGTAGAAAAGATCTACCTTGTTGCAATTTGGAATGAGCTCCTGTAGTGCACGCATTTTCTCATTGATCCTGTCCCTTCGCCTCTGTTTCAaggaaattcaaaaaagattttggGACCTGCCCACACTATATGTAACTTTATAATTGTCAAAGCAGTCTTCGCCAATAGATTCTCAATCATTTTACTCACCCTTTCAGATAAATTATGCACTTCTGCTGCTCGGCTCCTTTTTGAAGTACCTCGAGCAGGATTTTGCTTCTTTTCGCAGGTTGGATCTTCTTCAACATCCTGCATTCAACATGTTTTTTCATGACATGGACCAAAAGCATATGCTGTCAAAACAAGTCCCGGAAAAGAGGAGTGACTAGAAAAAATCCTAATATACCTCACTGGGATCGTCAGACTCATCAGTCTCATGAGATTTCCTCTTCAAATTGCGTTTGGGGTCATCTAAAACTCTTTCCACGCTGTTGCCTGAGCAAATGGAAGAAGAACCAACCACATGCTCTGTCATCTTTTCACCCTCAGTTGATCCTTTACAAACGCTTGCTTGATAATTTTGACAAGACAGCTTAGCATTCTTAGAGGTGTTCTCCGGGCAGATAGCCTCTGAGTGCCCAGCAGAAAACTGTTGCTCATGTTGCTCTCCATCAAATGATTTTGAGGAATCAATCTTTCTCTGCTTCTGCACACCATTGCTTGAGACAGCAAAATTTGATCCACTGAGGGTGCTATTATCGATAGATGAAGCCTTTTCCTTACTGACTGATCTATCTGCACTCGACAAACCGAAACCAGCCGCAGGGCCACTGCTCTCAGCATCATTAACTTTATAGAGAGAAGCGGGTTGTGAAAAACAGGAGAAATTCGTAAAACTGGAACTCTTATCTGAATGCTCTAAATCCTGCCTCTGTACCTTTACAGTAGAACATACTACCACAGAGGTTGGCAACCGAACTTTATCCCCACAAACAGCTTGGGACGTGCTGCTGCTTGTACTTGTGCTCGCATTATCCAAGGCTCTTGATCTGAAACACTGTAATGGCGATAAGAACTGCTGGTTCTGCAAGGAATATAGTTGACTAGAGCCAGTTCTATCGATTGTAGTTTCGCCTGCctcagaagaaga contains:
- the LOC115740208 gene encoding transcription factor PIF3-like isoform X4, which gives rise to MPLFEFLKMAKAKLDSSLEKPTSTSTGLSSVPENELVELTWENGQVVLQGQYSRAKRSPFSNNSPSNGSKPREGASGDGTRPKSGKFRDLECGLSEFPVTQPLSEIGLVQEDDIGPWLSFPISGSLQNDYCSDFLPELAGVALNETSPGNDFGAIDKSSSRIYRESHGIDNGVHCLGQTDASKFSSSEAGETTIDRTGSSQLYSLQNQQFLSPLQCFRSRALDNASTSTSSSTSQAVCGDKVRLPTSVVVCSTVKVQRQDLEHSDKSSSFTNFSCFSQPASLYKVNDAESSGPAAGFGLSSADRSVSKEKASSIDNSTLSGSNFAVSSNGVQKQRKIDSSKSFDGEQHEQQFSAGHSEAICPENTSKNAKLSCQNYQASVCKGSTEGEKMTEHVVGSSSICSGNSVERVLDDPKRNLKRKSHETDESDDPSEDVEEDPTCEKKQNPARGTSKRSRAAEVHNLSERRRRDRINEKMRALQELIPNCNKVDKASMLDEAIEYLKTLQLQQMMSMGAGMYMPPVMVPTGLHPAQMPLYPPFGIGMGSAIGFGMGMVDMNSRSSGRPVVQVPPLQGPHFPSPLMSAGMTGANLQMFGFPGQGIPLPMPRTPLVPFPGEPVMKPAVGLGAYGMPSSMENPDSAVASTSKEAPQNINKEALQNTASICLKNQSSSQQPALAQSSCHISDVNGSMAIESTGNDVGSSKASCGS
- the LOC115740208 gene encoding transcription factor PIF3-like isoform X5; translated protein: MPLFEFLKMAKAKLDSSLEKPTSTSTGLSSVPENELVELTWENGQVVLQGQYSRAKRSPFSNNSPSNGSKPREGASGDGTRPKSGKFRDLECGLSEFPVTQPLSEIGLVQEDDIGPWLSFPISGSLQNDYCSDFLPELAGVALNETSPGNDFGAIDKSSSRIYRESHGIDNGVHCLGQTDASKFSSSEAGETTIDRTGSSQLYSLQNQQFLSPLQCFRSRALDNASTSTSSSTSQAVCGDKVRLPTSVVVCSTVKVQRQDLEHSDKSSSFTNFSCFSQPASLYKVNDAESSGPAAGFGLSSADRSVSKEKASSIDNSTLSGSNFAVSSNGVQKQRKIDSSKSFDGEQHEQQFSAGHSEAICPENTSKNAKLSCQNYQASVCKGSTEGEKMTEHVVGSSSICSGNSVERVLDDPKRNLKRKSHETDESDDPSEDVEEDPTCEKKQNPARGTSKRSRAAEVHNLSERRRRDRINEKMRALQELIPNCNKVDKASMLDEAIEYLKTLQLQMMSMGAGMYMPPVMVPTGLHPAQMPLYPPFGIGMGSAIGFGMGMVDMNSRSSGRPVVQVPPLQGPHFPSPLMSAGMTGANLQMFGFPGQGIPLPMPRTPLVPFPGEPVMKPAVGLGAYGMPSSMENPDSAVASTSKEAPQNINKEALQNTASICLKNQSSSQQPALAQSSCHISDVNGSMAIESTGNDVGSSKASCGS
- the LOC115740208 gene encoding transcription factor PIF3-like isoform X1, producing MPLFEFLKMAKAKLDSSLEKPTSTSTGLSSVPENELVELTWENGQVVLQGQYSRAKRSPFSNNSPSNGSKPREGASGDGTRPKSGKFRDLECGLSEFPVTQPLSEIGLVQEDDIGPWLSFPISGSLQNDYCSDFLPELAGVALNETSPGNDFGAIDKSSSRIYRESHGIDNGVHCLGQTDASKFSSSEAGETTIDRTGSSQLYSLQNQQFLSPLQCFRSRALDNASTSTSSSTSQAVCGDKVRLPTSVVVCSTVKVQRQDLEHSDKSSSFTNFSCFSQPASLYKVNDAESSGPAAGFGLSSADRSVSKEKASSIDNSTLSGSNFAVSSNGVQKQRKIDSSKSFDGEQHEQQFSAGHSEAICPENTSKNAKLSCQNYQASVCKGSTEGEKMTEHVVGSSSICSGNSVERVLDDPKRNLKRKSHETDESDDPSEDVEEDPTCEKKQNPARGTSKRSRAAEVHNLSERRRRDRINEKMRALQELIPNCNKVDKASMLDEAIEYLKTLQLQVQQMMSMGAGMYMPPVMVPTGLHPAQMPLYPPFGIGMGSAIGFGMGMVDMNSRSSGRPVVQVPPLQGPHFPSPLMSAGMTGANLQMFGFPGQGIPLPMPRTPLVPFPGEPVMKPAVGLGAYGMPSSMENPDSAVASTSKEAPQNINKEALQNTASICLKNQSSSQQPALAQSSCHISDVNGSMAIESTGNDVGSSKASCGS
- the LOC115740208 gene encoding transcription factor PIF3-like isoform X2, whose product is MPLFEFLKMAKAKLDSSLEKPTSTSTGLSSVPENELVELTWENGQVVLQGQYSRAKRSPFSNNSPSNGSKPREGASGDGTRPKSGKFRDLECGLSEFPVTQPLSEIGLVQEDDIGPWLSFPISGSLQNDYCSDFLPELAGVALNETSPGNDFGAIDKSSSRIYRESHGIDNGVHCLGQTDASKFSSSEAGETTIDRTGSSQLYSLQNQQFLSPLQCFRSRALDNASTSTSSSTSQAVCGDKVRLPTSVVVCSTVKVQRQDLEHSDKSSSFTNFSCFSQPASLYKVNDAESSGPAAGFGLSSADRSVSKEKASSIDNSTLSGSNFAVSSNGVQKQRKIDSSKSFDGEQHEQQFSAGHSEAICPENTSKNAKLSCQNYQASVCKGSTEGEKMTEHVVGSSSICSGNSVERVLDDPKRNLKRKSHETDESDDPSEDVEEDPTCEKKQNPARGTSKRSRAAEVHNLSERRRRDRINEKMRALQELIPNCNKVDKASMLDEAIEYLKTLQLQVQMMSMGAGMYMPPVMVPTGLHPAQMPLYPPFGIGMGSAIGFGMGMVDMNSRSSGRPVVQVPPLQGPHFPSPLMSAGMTGANLQMFGFPGQGIPLPMPRTPLVPFPGEPVMKPAVGLGAYGMPSSMENPDSAVASTSKEAPQNINKEALQNTASICLKNQSSSQQPALAQSSCHISDVNGSMAIESTGNDVGSSKASCGS
- the LOC115740208 gene encoding transcription factor PIF3-like isoform X3, which encodes MPLFEFLKMAKAKLDSSLEKPTSTSTGLSSVPENELVELTWENGQVVLQGQYSRAKRSPFSNNSPSNGSKPREGASGDGTRPKSGKFRDLECGLSEFPVTQPLSEIGLVQEDDIGPWLSFPISGSLQNDYCSDFLPELAGVALNETSPGNDFGAIDKSSSRIYRESHGIDNGVHCLGQTDASKFSSSEAGETTIDRTGSSQLYSLQNQQFLSPLQCFRSRALDNASTSTSSSTSQAVCGDKVRLPTSVVVCSTVKVQRQDLEHSDKSSSFTNFSCFSQPASLYKVNDAESSGPAAGFGLSSADRSVSKEKASSIDNSTLSGSNFAVSSNGVQKQRKIDSSKSFDGEQHEQQFSAGHSEAICPENTSKNAKLSCQNYQASVCKGSTEGEKMTEHVVGSSSICSGNSVERVLDDPKRNLKRKSHETDESDDPSEDVEEDPTCEKKQNPARGTSKRSRAAEVHNLSERRRRDRINEKMRALQELIPNCNKVDKASMLDEAIEYLKTLQLQVQQMMSMGAGMYMPPVMVPTGLHPAQMPLYPPFGIGMGSAIGFGMGMVDMNSRSSGRPVVQVPPLQGPHFPSPLMSAGMTGANLQMFGFPGQGIPLPMPRTPLVPFPGEPVMKPAVGLGAYGMPSSMENPDSAVASTSKEAPQNINKEALQNTASICLKNQSSSQPALAQSSCHISDVNGSMAIESTGNDVGSSKASCGS